A genome region from Anastrepha ludens isolate Willacy chromosome 3, idAnaLude1.1, whole genome shotgun sequence includes the following:
- the LOC128858403 gene encoding uncharacterized protein LOC128858403: protein MAQFVVIWSIFLYASCLALSTADIIVQQATKVPVVNNNVDGVGVGVHVGVGGEGGEVGVSGVGSDKKEERIYHPAAVTKPRVIEQYDHRSLDGHYEYRYLLSNGDARYERAYWVPVGKSMVLARKGYYSYPLPNSKFLTVFYTADQNGYRQDSTTYSRSQPTLPRSIEVPEYVATPAHATYVPVTQRPTSPHVYISTTTRRPSIQPTGNPFIQLYPSSVPQASVHHPGIVNPAHPSYSHQSQVKPIHSSVGGHFSSGAHSSSGGHYPSGTNSAPGVHSPAGAHPQVGVHFSSAVPSSSTVHSSSAVHHSPSVVHTSLGVQSGIPSGVSSSSNIHSSSGIHPASGAYSQAGVHGASTVHSPSIVHTSLGVHSSSSSGAHSAVGHHSTVRPSTQVYPSHQHQSSAHVPTIHSPTGVHPTAASTSVPVQTWHYNF from the exons ATGGCGCAATTTGTGGTCATCTGGAGTATATTTCTGTATGCTTCCTGCTTGGCGCTGAGCACCGCCGATATAATAGTACAACAAGCCACTAAAGTGCCGGTAGTCAACAACAATGTTGATGGAGTTGGTGTAGGCGTGCATGTGGGTGTGGGAGGCGAAGGCGGAGAAGTTGGCGTGTCTGGAGTAGGCTCAGATAAAAAGGAAGAACGCATTTACCATCCTGCAGCCGTAACCAAACCCAGAGTCATCGAGCAATATGATCATCGTTCATTGGATGGTCACTACGAGTACAg aTACCTACTCAGTAATGGTGATGCCCGGTATGAACGTGCCTATTGGGTTCCAGTGGGTAAAAGTATGGTGCTTGCGCGGAAAGGATACTACTCTTACCCTCTGCCGAACAGCAAATTTTTAACTGTTTTCTACACAGCCGATCAAAATGGATATCGTCAGGACTCGA cTACGTACAGCAGATCTCAACCTACCCTCCCACGTAGCATTGAAGTACCTGAATATGTAGCAACACCAGCACATGCAACTTATGTACCAGTAACACAGCGTCCTACCAGCCCTCATGTATATATATCCACCACAACTAGAAGACCCTCTATTCAGCCGACCGGAAATCCCTTCATACAGTTGTACCCATCATCAGTTCCTCAAGCATCTGTACACCACCCAGGGATTGTTAACCCAGCACATCCATCCTACAGCCATCAATCACAGGTTAAACCAATTCATAGTTCGGTTGGAGGGCACTTCTCCTCGGGAGCACACTCATCATCAGGAGGTCATTATCCTTCAGGAACGAACTCTGCACCTGGAGTTCATTCGCCAGCTGGCGCTCATCCACAAGTGGGAGTCCATTTCTCTTCAGCGGTTCCATCTTCATCGACAGTTCATTCATCTTCAGCCGTTCACCATTCACCATCCGTAGTTCACACTTCATTAGGAGTTCAATCAGGAATTCCATCAGGAGTGTCATCATCTTCAAATATTCACTCTTCATCGGGTATTCACCCCGCGTCAGGAGCTTACTCACAAGCGGGGGTTCATGGTGCGTCTACAGTTCACTCACCTTCAATAGTTCACACCTCACTGGGAGTTCACTCATCATCCTCGTCCGGCGCTCACTCCGCAGTTGGTCATCACTCAACCGTGCGCCCATCCACTCAAGTGTATCCCTCTCATCAACACCAATCATCGGCGCATGTTCCCACAATTCACTCCCCAACAGGAGTGCATCCAACAGCTGCTTCAACTTCGGTTCCAGTTCAAACGTGGCACTACAACTTTTAA